The genomic region CCTTTGCCTCTCTATTTTTAGAATGGGCATATTCGAAAACATCTATTTCTCCGGTAATGTCAATATAGTGGGTCGAGGTATGAAGACAGGCTGATATCATCATTTCAGCGGTAGATGAGAAAGGACCAGCACAGTTGAGGAGAATATCTATATCAGAAATTTGCTCAGAAACAGAGTCAAATGATGTAAGGTCAAAGATACGACTATCCAAACCATGTTCTGAGGAAAGTTGATCTATTTGATCACGATTTCTCCCAGCAATAATTGGTTTCATTCCCCGTTCAGAAACCACCTTCAAGATAATCCGCGCCGAATATCCGTTAGCACCGTAAATCATCCAGGGTTTCATGTCTATCTCCTTGTTAGCGGCATCTATTATCTACCACATCTGCCTCGGCAGCGATATATCCAAAAGCCGGCCAGTAATCACCAGTCAGTATTGATTTCAATTGTCGCGACCCATTCTCCTCGTTTCCATTATAACAGTGCCAGTTTGCAACGCCGTAAGCCAATGTGGTGTTTTGCAGAGCGTCCTCTCCTTCTTTGAAGAGATTTCTTTCAGCAATTTTGCCCTTGTAAAATAACAGCAATTGATGGTAAGCATCGTTTTCAATAATATCCATCTTTTCAGAAATTGGAAGAAGAAGATCAGCAGCTTCTTTTTCCCGTTCCATACGTCTCAAGGTCATGTATAACCAATGAGAAGTTGCTACTAGCATGTCATTATTACCGGATACTCTCATGCATTCCATATAACTGCGGAAAGCTTTATCCAAATTCCCAGTAAGGTAATATGCCAGTCCAAGATGATACCAGATATTGGACTGCAATGTGCTGGTGGGAATATTCCTGTCGTTGGGGAGACCGTCTGGTTCAATTTCATCCTCTTTATTAAAAATTAGCTTCGAAGCCTTTTCAAGATCTTCAATAGCCAAGTCAAATTTTCTTGTACTTATATAACGATGCCCCCGATGACGGTACATTCTAGCATCATCCGGGAATTTTGTTATCCCTTCACTGAAAATCTCTATGGCTTTGTGGTATTCACCGAAATATGCAGTCCGTCGGCCAAGCCAGATGATGTTGTCTGCATTTTCAGGATTATTATCATAATCCGTCTGAGCCTTTTCAAGATTTCGGATGTAAGTGTCAAGGATATTGCCAGAGAAATTCATGGGATACAGTGATATTCCTAATAGGGATATCACCTCAGGAGCGGATGAATGAGGCTGAACCCGGGAAGTTCGAACACAAGAATTGAATAGAGAAAAAATAACTGCCAGTAATAAAGGAATACGGATGCCAGACATCCGGACTAATTAGTTTTTAGGTAGTGAGAGAAAAAATCCAGTGTCTTAGACCATGCATCCTTTGCAGGAGTATCTTGATAATTATTTCCAGAAGGGTTTGCAAATGCGTGCCCAGCTCCTTCATAAATATGGACTGAAACAGTTTTGTTTAAATCCTTTAAAGTCTGTTCAAAAGCTTTTACACCGTCTGCAGGAATGCCCCTGTCTTCACCACCAAATATTCCAAGTATCGGCGACTGAATGGAGCTTAGTTGCTTCTTATCTGAAATGATTCTACCGTAATAAATAACACATGCATCCAGGCTTTTGCCCAGTAGAATGGAAGTTTGAAGTGACCAACCACCTCCAAAGCACCATCCAATTACTCCAATTTTCTCAGATTTAACTACTTCCTTGAGGTATGTAAACGCTTGTCGAATATTTTGCTTTGCAGAATCCGGAGCTTTTCCAACAGCAGACATAAATTTTCTAGCGTCGGCAGAAGAATCAGCCACTTTACCCTCATACATGTCAACTGCCAACGCAACAAAACCTTTTTCTGCAAATTGATCTGCCACATTGCGAATGTTATCATTTAAACCCCACCATTCGTGGATAAGGATAATTCCGGGTAAATCTGAAGCCCCTTTTGAAGGCATAGAAAGATATCCGGATATCTTTTTGTCATTAATCTTTCCATAGACCACGTTTTGAGAGTACACGAAATTGGATAATGAAACCACCATTCCAGATGAAACAGGTGTATCATTATCGTGAAGACGGGACATGGTCTTCACATAGTCCTGGTAAGATTGAGAATTAAGAAATACCGAAAAAAGAAGAAATGTTGAGAAGAGACGCAACCTTAGATCGTTTTTGTATAGTGGTTAAAGACCCAATCATCATGGGTATGTTTCCAGTGTTTTTCTTCACCACTGCGAATAGCACAATCAGAATCTATAGATAAGCGGGATGTAATCCCGACATGGGGGTAAAACTCCATGACTATCCTAGGTCTTTCATAATCATAGACACAGTTGATAATCTCTCACAAGAAATGACCATGTCGCAAAAGTTATGAAAGTATACCTTTAATTAATTTTCTCAACCACATTTATATTAAAATAGTTAGTTAGTAACTATAGTTAATAAGAATGCTCGTATTTATCAAAAAATGTAAACTAAAGAACTGAAATTGGTATTTCGTACGTTTCCTCTCTCGGGTTCAGTAACGGTTTAAGGCCTGATTTATTGGTTTCTTTGTAAGTATCCTTCATCCCTCAAAGTCACTAGTTAATTTTTCTTCTCTTTCGAATCGAAATCAAGGGATATGGAATTTAAGCAATAACGTAAACCAGTTGGATTGGGACCGTCTTCAAAAAGATGTCCTAGGTGACCACCACATTTTGCGCAGAG from Candidatus Neomarinimicrobiota bacterium harbors:
- a CDS encoding tetratricopeptide repeat protein, with protein sequence MSGIRIPLLLAVIFSLFNSCVRTSRVQPHSSAPEVISLLGISLYPMNFSGNILDTYIRNLEKAQTDYDNNPENADNIIWLGRRTAYFGEYHKAIEIFSEGITKFPDDARMYRHRGHRYISTRKFDLAIEDLEKASKLIFNKEDEIEPDGLPNDRNIPTSTLQSNIWYHLGLAYYLTGNLDKAFRSYMECMRVSGNNDMLVATSHWLYMTLRRMEREKEAADLLLPISEKMDIIENDAYHQLLLFYKGKIAERNLFKEGEDALQNTTLAYGVANWHCYNGNEENGSRQLKSILTGDYWPAFGYIAAEADVVDNRCR
- a CDS encoding dienelactone hydrolase family protein, coding for MSRLHDNDTPVSSGMVVSLSNFVYSQNVVYGKINDKKISGYLSMPSKGASDLPGIILIHEWWGLNDNIRNVADQFAEKGFVALAVDMYEGKVADSSADARKFMSAVGKAPDSAKQNIRQAFTYLKEVVKSEKIGVIGWCFGGGWSLQTSILLGKSLDACVIYYGRIISDKKQLSSIQSPILGIFGGEDRGIPADGVKAFEQTLKDLNKTVSVHIYEGAGHAFANPSGNNYQDTPAKDAWSKTLDFFSHYLKTN